A single uncultured Acetobacterium sp. DNA region contains:
- a CDS encoding GHKL domain-containing protein: MSEVFTHLLRSGISFTANILLLMTLMQPKYSKKVTLLAMLGIFIVNFGTAFACYLSGNLTLLAQIEMVMYVALCFVVRPMFKDTFMQWLFSFITVQNITDIVIIFSFIGSRYLPYSAYANILLRIILFGIFLLIFSRYVRPLYRQAVEHWTAYFAVALAIYIALFYYIMSSDDIVATLTEQAIPMLLVCFIGIAAYSSIFLSLRNLQREFRIREENQKMQAEREYMQLAASNMSRQLELMDEVSAQNSRAAHDRRHFNNVLLELLEQGKTGEAYTLLESHNQVVPKISKIYCENHAVNAAVCHYASLAERAGIPMEITLDIPGDVNVAVLELTMVVANLMENAIQACERLPQNQASFLRFNCQNVGRLLLEMENPCGEGSVLDESGYPVAYEKEHGIGSKSIIAFAKKYDGELLYKIENGVFQVRMLV; encoded by the coding sequence ATGAGTGAGGTGTTTACACACTTGTTACGGTCGGGAATCTCCTTCACTGCGAATATCCTGTTGTTGATGACATTAATGCAGCCTAAATATTCGAAAAAGGTAACGCTACTGGCCATGCTTGGCATTTTTATCGTCAATTTTGGTACGGCGTTTGCTTGCTATCTCAGTGGAAATCTGACCTTACTTGCTCAAATTGAAATGGTTATGTATGTGGCGCTGTGCTTTGTGGTGCGCCCAATGTTCAAAGACACCTTTATGCAGTGGTTATTTTCCTTTATCACAGTCCAGAACATTACCGATATTGTCATTATCTTCAGCTTTATCGGCTCAAGGTACTTGCCTTATTCTGCCTACGCCAATATACTGCTACGCATAATCCTGTTCGGTATTTTTCTGTTGATCTTTTCACGCTATGTGCGACCACTGTATCGGCAGGCAGTGGAGCATTGGACAGCTTATTTTGCCGTAGCGCTGGCTATATACATTGCATTATTTTACTATATTATGTCATCAGATGACATTGTTGCCACCCTGACGGAGCAGGCGATCCCGATGCTTTTGGTATGCTTCATCGGGATTGCTGCTTACAGCTCGATTTTTCTCTCGCTAAGAAATCTACAGCGGGAATTTCGGATTAGGGAGGAAAACCAAAAGATGCAGGCGGAGCGGGAATATATGCAACTAGCCGCGAGTAATATGTCCCGGCAATTGGAACTTATGGATGAGGTGTCGGCGCAAAACAGCCGTGCTGCCCATGACCGCCGTCATTTCAACAACGTTCTGCTGGAGCTTTTGGAGCAAGGCAAAACGGGCGAGGCTTACACCTTACTGGAAAGTCATAATCAAGTGGTGCCCAAAATCAGCAAGATCTACTGCGAAAACCATGCCGTCAATGCTGCCGTCTGCCACTATGCAAGTCTAGCAGAGCGGGCAGGCATACCGATGGAGATTACACTGGATATTCCGGGCGATGTAAATGTAGCTGTGTTGGAGCTTACTATGGTAGTTGCAAATCTGATGGAAAACGCAATTCAAGCGTGTGAAAGGCTACCGCAAAATCAGGCTTCCTTTCTCCGCTTCAACTGCCAAAATGTGGGGCGGCTGCTGCTGGAGATGGAAAATCCCTGCGGTGAGGGTAGTGTTCTTGACGAAAGTGGCTATCCTGTTGCTTATGAAAAAGAACACGGCATCGGTAGCAAAAGCATCATCGCTTTTGCAAAAAAATATGATGGTGAGTTGTTGTATAAAATCGAAAATGGTGTTTTCCAGGTCCGAATGCTGGTGTGA
- a CDS encoding leucine-rich repeat protein, with the protein MWTKKVNKTKIGLIMLALAMMTGIVTLMTSPVQAAGEVYGVLKSDGNIYVTNADNLTPTDTIITDEKTVTHLFAANDVTTITANRFYQYPNLIAVNMPQVTAIGYRAFYECGAITSLEFPVATTIGERAFYDCDAITSLEFPVATTIGEAAFKYCYDLTSVKFEAVLTLDEQVFSGCDQLTSVEFPAVTTISDQAFYNCSALKIAQFPVATTIGETVFYLCSMLETVEMPAVTTIGDYAFYGCDAFSKLTLGAEPPTVAAATFDDIATTSTLTLAGGNTTATVAAYKAVNDGDTTDDTWYGWPLVVTHYPVTVTGGSGSAISRVGDEVTITAAAPAVGKYFAGWTVQTGGMTLADPAKPSTTFTMPAAEVGVTANFEDILTTNISFDANGGTGSMLSQQIDTGSPQALTANAFTRTDVPFVGWNTKPDGSGTAYADGAEFTATKNESITLYAQWKQSVYGVLKLDGKIYQTNADNTLPTNTEIVDKNTVTHLFAADEVMTISDNAFDHWTNLIAVDMPKVTTISVAAFNDCDALSSVKFPVATTICQDAFYDCDALTSVEFPAVTTIGKYAFDECALLKTVKFSVATTIDQIAFYDCKELTTVEISEVTTIAMGAFMGCTKLSTLISPKVDKIGDVAFEECDALTTVQFPSAKEIGSQAFSECDALTTAQFPVATTIDSYAFQNCNKLSNLTLGAVPPAVGDDAFKSIADPVNRTLTIADGNTTTAVAAYKAVNDGDTTDDTWYGWPLVVTHYPVTVTGGTQSANYRVGEQVTITAAAPASGQRFKTWSVEANTVTLANPINPSTTFTMPNEAVEVTANYESIPGPSQTYTLTYSANGGTGTMKEQVFNSGTKQSLVKNAFERTGYGFSGWNTKSDGTGTAYPDGADFTATANTTLYGQWTEGQFKVSGTVVNSSRDPVSDVSIELKQGNHQIGQTVKTDAAGNFTINAAPNGNYDLVASKNGVVVTVIVRVDNADSTFSGAITLPAGKLNSVVEVKANTPAIVVGNLDKQFDRTDEEIAAKGGLVEIKFVAEKQDETVPGAAEIMMTAASNPQTVGLFMDLAVLKTIGSSTQSFDELPSLIDVLIPLDVSLQGKKEYVVYRYHGSAVDAITTTANEQGEKIELIDGGKTLKMSVKKFSTYAIAYPDTIVSYRTHIQNKDWETSWATDGNPAGTEGQSLRLEGIQINLIGDDLPAGAKIEYRTHVQNKGWETSWTSDGNTSGTEGQSLRLEGIQIRLINMPGYAVEYRTHVQNKGWETSWASDGESAGTEGQSLRLEAIEIRLVKN; encoded by the coding sequence ATGTGGACGAAAAAGGTGAACAAAACAAAAATTGGGCTAATTATGCTAGCGCTAGCTATGATGACCGGGATAGTGACCCTAATGACATCGCCGGTACAGGCGGCAGGAGAAGTTTATGGTGTTTTGAAGTCCGATGGTAATATTTATGTTACCAACGCCGATAATTTAACACCAACCGATACTATAATTACGGACGAAAAAACGGTGACACATCTGTTTGCGGCAAATGACGTGACGACGATTACGGCGAATAGATTTTATCAGTACCCTAATCTCATTGCAGTTAATATGCCACAGGTAACCGCAATTGGTTACCGGGCATTCTATGAATGCGGTGCGATAACGAGCCTGGAATTCCCGGTGGCCACCACAATTGGTGAGCGGGCATTCTATGATTGCGATGCGATAACGAGCCTGGAATTCCCGGTGGCGACCACAATTGGTGAAGCTGCCTTCAAATATTGCTATGACCTGACTAGCGTAAAATTTGAAGCGGTACTGACTCTTGATGAACAGGTTTTCAGTGGCTGCGATCAGCTAACGAGCGTAGAATTTCCGGCAGTAACCACAATTAGTGACCAGGCATTTTATAACTGTAGCGCATTAAAGATTGCGCAATTTCCAGTGGCAACCACAATCGGAGAGACTGTATTTTATTTATGCAGTATGTTAGAGACTGTAGAAATGCCAGCGGTAACCACAATTGGTGACTATGCATTTTATGGATGCGACGCCTTTTCAAAGCTCACCCTGGGGGCAGAACCACCGACTGTTGCTGCCGCTACGTTTGATGATATCGCGACCACAAGCACACTGACACTTGCTGGCGGCAATACCACTGCAACGGTGGCTGCATACAAAGCTGTTAATGATGGCGATACGACGGATGATACCTGGTATGGCTGGCCGTTAGTCGTGACCCACTATCCCGTTACAGTAACTGGCGGAAGCGGCAGTGCCATTTCTCGTGTTGGCGACGAAGTAACCATTACCGCTGCTGCTCCGGCAGTCGGAAAGTACTTTGCGGGCTGGACCGTTCAAACTGGGGGCATGACCCTTGCAGATCCAGCGAAGCCAAGCACGACCTTCACCATGCCAGCAGCGGAAGTGGGAGTGACCGCCAATTTCGAGGATATTTTAACAACAAACATCAGCTTTGATGCAAACGGGGGTACGGGTTCCATGCTGTCTCAGCAAATCGATACGGGCAGCCCGCAAGCGCTGACGGCCAATGCCTTCACCCGAACTGACGTCCCCTTTGTTGGCTGGAACACCAAACCAGATGGCAGCGGCACAGCCTATGCAGACGGCGCCGAATTTACAGCAACTAAAAACGAAAGTATTACCCTATATGCCCAGTGGAAGCAATCTGTTTATGGTGTTTTGAAGCTCGACGGTAAGATTTATCAAACTAATGCCGATAATACACTACCAACCAATACTGAAATCGTCGATAAAAATACGGTGACACATCTGTTTGCAGCAGATGAGGTAATGACGATTTCAGACAATGCATTTGATCATTGGACTAATCTGATTGCGGTTGATATGCCGAAGGTAACCACAATTAGTGTAGCGGCATTCAATGACTGTGATGCGCTGTCGAGCGTAAAATTTCCGGTGGCAACCACAATTTGCCAAGATGCATTTTATGACTGCGATGCGCTAACGAGCGTAGAATTCCCGGCAGTAACGACAATTGGTAAATATGCATTTGATGAATGTGCGCTGTTAAAGACTGTAAAATTCTCGGTAGCAACTACAATTGATCAAATTGCATTTTATGACTGCAAAGAATTAACCACAGTAGAAATCTCAGAGGTAACAACAATTGCGATGGGCGCATTTATGGGTTGTACGAAATTAAGTACTTTAATAAGTCCAAAAGTAGATAAGATTGGGGACGTGGCCTTTGAAGAATGTGATGCATTAACGACGGTACAATTTCCATCAGCAAAAGAAATCGGCAGTCAAGCATTTTCAGAGTGCGATGCATTAACGACCGCCCAATTCCCAGTGGCAACTACAATTGATTCCTATGCATTCCAAAATTGCAATAAATTATCAAATCTCACCTTGGGAGCAGTTCCACCAGCAGTTGGTGATGATGCGTTCAAGAGTATCGCTGACCCGGTAAACCGGACCCTAACCATTGCCGACGGCAATACGACAACGGCGGTGGCAGCATACAAAGCTGTTAATGATGGCGATACGACGGATGATACCTGGTATGGCTGGCCATTGGTCGTGACACACTATCCTGTTACGGTAACTGGCGGAACCCAAAGCGCTAATTATCGTGTCGGCGAACAAGTAACCATTACCGCAGCGGCCCCGGCATCCGGCCAGCGCTTTAAGACATGGAGCGTTGAAGCGAATACCGTTACGCTTGCAAACCCAATCAATCCGAGCACGACCTTTACCATGCCGAATGAGGCAGTGGAAGTAACTGCCAATTACGAGTCTATTCCAGGGCCATCACAAACATACACCCTTACCTACAGTGCCAATGGTGGGACCGGCACCATGAAAGAACAGGTTTTTAACTCAGGAACGAAACAAAGCCTTGTTAAAAATGCTTTTGAACGGACCGGCTACGGCTTTTCTGGCTGGAACACCAAATCGGACGGAACCGGTACCGCCTATCCAGACGGTGCAGACTTTACTGCAACAGCCAATACCACCTTGTACGGCCAGTGGACCGAAGGCCAATTCAAGGTATCGGGAACGGTTGTCAACAGCAGTCGCGATCCAGTGTCCGATGTCAGCATTGAGTTGAAGCAGGGCAACCACCAGATCGGTCAAACGGTTAAAACCGATGCGGCGGGTAACTTTACCATCAATGCGGCTCCAAATGGTAATTATGATCTGGTTGCCAGTAAAAACGGAGTGGTCGTCACAGTCATTGTGCGTGTTGATAACGCGGATTCGACCTTTTCAGGTGCCATAACCCTGCCAGCAGGAAAATTGAATAGTGTGGTTGAGGTGAAAGCAAATACACCAGCGATTGTTGTCGGAAATCTTGATAAACAGTTTGATAGAACCGATGAAGAAATTGCCGCAAAGGGCGGTTTGGTCGAGATTAAGTTTGTTGCCGAAAAACAGGATGAAACAGTGCCAGGGGCTGCTGAGATAATGATGACGGCCGCATCAAATCCCCAAACAGTGGGGCTGTTTATGGATTTAGCGGTACTTAAAACAATTGGATCGAGCACCCAATCGTTCGACGAGCTACCTTCTCTGATTGATGTATTAATCCCTCTGGATGTTTCACTTCAAGGTAAAAAAGAATATGTCGTTTATCGCTATCATGGTTCGGCTGTCGATGCGATTACCACAACGGCCAATGAACAAGGCGAGAAAATTGAACTGATCGATGGTGGCAAAACATTGAAGATGAGCGTTAAAAAATTCTCCACTTATGCCATTGCCTACCCCGATACAATCGTAAGCTATCGGACCCATATCCAGAACAAAGACTGGGAAACCAGCTGGGCAACCGATGGTAATCCCGCCGGAACTGAGGGCCAAAGTCTGCGTCTGGAAGGGATTCAAATCAATCTCATTGGCGATGATCTGCCCGCCGGTGCTAAAATTGAATACCGAACTCATGTCCAGAACAAGGGCTGGGAAACCAGCTGGACCAGTGATGGCAACACCTCCGGTACCGAAGGCCAGAGCCTGCGGCTGGAGGGCATCCAGATCAGGCTGATCAATATGCCGGGGTATGCGGTTGAATACCGGACCCATGTCCAGAATAAGGGCTGGGAAACCAGCTGGGCCAGTGATGGCGAAAGTGCCGGTACGGAGGGTCAGAGTTTGCGGCTGGAAGCCATTGAAATCAGGCTGGTCAAAAACTGA
- a CDS encoding leucine-rich repeat protein, whose protein sequence is MLALVMATGVLTPMTPPVQAVDDVYGVLANDGLIYASDADNPTTPGAVITDEQTVTHLFAADTVTTVAMNRFAEYSNLIAVNMPEVTEINGSAFSKCSKLTTVNIPKALTIGEDAFSDCDALIAVAFPAATTIGDSAFDACDELRTVDFPNVSTIGKDVFNNCMWLSTINFPEAITIDTAAFNNCRMLTNANFPKVTTIGTFSFNDCMALEVANFPKASTIGEHAFYYCSKLNTIDFSVAKTIDQYAFQECDALTTVKFPLVETIGLNALRHCNALTTVEFSEATTIGVSSFYDCIELKTAKFPKATEIDGSAFENCSKLSDLTLGAEPPTVLEYAFLGVDATKTLTLTGGNTTAAVAAYKAVNDGDIGDDAWYGWPLAVTHYLVTVNGGTGSAIYRVGDHVTITAAAPEPGKYFVGWTVQTGGMILVDPAKQSSTFIMPAEDVQVTANYADFFTTNISFDANGGAGSMSPQQINTGSPKALTANAFTRTDYYFNGWNTEKNGGGTAYKDRAEFTATKNETVTLYAQWKQNVYGVLKSDGMIYETNADNKAPTNIEIDDKNTVTHLFAADEVTTISDNAFDYWPNLIEVDMPKVTTISSYAFYNCDGLTSVKFPVATEIGTDTFYDCKGLTSVEFPAVTTIGEDAFKKCTTLTSVKFPAATQISYAAFYDCDALKTLQFPAATTIDDYAFYDCDALTSVEFPVVTTIDFHAFYHCDKLTMVQLPVATTIGEFAFECCYVLTTAQIPSANTIGEDAFKWNEIFSNLTLGADPPTVGNNAFADIAATANRTLTLAGGNTTSAVAAYKAVNDGNSTDDTWYGWPLVVTHYPVTVNGGIKSANYRIGEQVTIAAAAPASGQRFKTWRVESGDMTLAEPTNPSTTFIMPEKAVEVTANYELAPEPSQTYTLTYNANGGTGTMKEQVFNSGTKQSLVKNTFERTGYGFSSWNTKPDGTGTAYPDGADFTATANTTLYAQWTEGRFKVSGKVVDNSNNPVPDVSMELKQGNRQIGQTVKTDAAGNFTINAVPNGNYDLVVSKSGGVVTILVHVDNIDLIFANAIILPTGKLNSVVEVKVNTPAIVVGNLDKQFDRTDEEIAAKGGLVEIKFVAEKQDETVPGAAEIMMTAASTPQTVGLFIDLSILKTIGMSTQSIDALPSLIDVLIPLDDSLQGKKDYFIYRYHGAAVDVITTTANEQGEKIELIDDGSTLKMSVKQFSTYAIAYDEAIADGISYRTHVQNMGWETSWETDGNPAGTEGQSLRLEGIQIKLIGDELPAGAKIEYRTHIQNQGWETAWSSDGNTAGTEGQSLRLEGIQIRLIDMPGYSVEYRTHVQNKGWETTWASDGESARTEGQGLRLEAIEIRLDKN, encoded by the coding sequence ATGCTAGCACTAGTTATGGCGACCGGGGTTTTGACACCGATGACCCCGCCGGTACAGGCAGTAGATGACGTTTATGGGGTTTTGGCGAATGATGGTCTGATTTATGCAAGCGACGCAGACAATCCAACGACACCTGGAGCTGTAATTACCGATGAACAAACGGTGACACACCTTTTTGCGGCAGATACGGTAACAACTGTTGCGATGAATAGATTTGCTGAGTATTCTAATCTCATTGCGGTTAATATGCCGGAGGTAACTGAAATTAATGGAAGTGCATTTTCTAAGTGTTCAAAACTAACAACGGTTAATATACCAAAGGCACTCACCATTGGTGAAGATGCATTCAGTGACTGCGATGCATTAATTGCGGTAGCATTCCCGGCGGCAACCACAATTGGTGATAGTGCATTTGATGCCTGCGATGAGCTAAGAACCGTAGACTTCCCTAATGTGAGCACGATTGGTAAGGATGTATTCAATAACTGCATGTGGTTAAGTACGATAAACTTCCCGGAAGCAATTACAATAGATACAGCTGCATTCAATAACTGCCGCATGCTAACTAACGCAAATTTTCCCAAAGTAACCACGATTGGTACCTTTTCATTCAATGACTGCATGGCTTTAGAGGTTGCAAATTTCCCGAAAGCCAGTACAATTGGTGAGCATGCATTTTATTACTGCTCTAAATTAAATACCATTGATTTTTCGGTGGCAAAAACAATCGATCAATATGCATTCCAAGAATGTGATGCGTTAACAACTGTCAAATTTCCGTTGGTGGAGACAATCGGTTTAAATGCGTTGCGACACTGCAATGCGTTAACCACCGTAGAATTCTCAGAGGCCACCACAATTGGTGTCTCCTCATTCTACGACTGCATTGAACTGAAGACCGCAAAATTCCCAAAGGCTACCGAAATTGATGGGTCTGCATTTGAGAATTGCAGTAAATTGTCGGATCTTACCTTGGGAGCAGAACCGCCAACTGTTCTTGAATACGCGTTTTTGGGAGTCGATGCCACGAAAACCTTGACACTTACCGGCGGCAATACTACCGCGGCAGTGGCTGCATACAAAGCTGTTAATGATGGCGATATCGGGGATGATGCCTGGTATGGCTGGCCGTTGGCAGTGACTCACTACCTTGTTACAGTAAATGGCGGAACCGGAAGCGCCATTTATCGTGTCGGCGACCATGTAACCATTACCGCTGCAGCTCCGGAACCCGGAAAATACTTTGTGGGCTGGACCGTTCAAACTGGGGGCATGATCCTTGTAGATCCAGCGAAGCAGAGCTCCACCTTCATCATGCCAGCAGAAGATGTTCAAGTAACCGCTAATTATGCAGATTTTTTCACAACAAATATCAGCTTTGATGCAAACGGGGGGGCGGGTTCCATGTCGCCACAGCAAATCAATACGGGCAGTCCGAAAGCGCTGACTGCCAACGCCTTCACCCGTACCGACTACTATTTTAATGGCTGGAACACTGAAAAAAACGGCGGAGGTACAGCCTATAAAGATAGAGCTGAATTTACGGCAACCAAAAATGAAACCGTCACCCTGTATGCTCAATGGAAGCAAAACGTTTATGGCGTTTTGAAATCGGATGGTATGATCTATGAAACCAACGCCGACAATAAAGCACCAACTAATATTGAAATCGACGATAAAAATACGGTGACACACCTGTTTGCAGCAGATGAGGTAACGACGATTTCAGACAATGCATTTGATTATTGGCCGAATCTCATCGAGGTTGATATGCCAAAGGTAACCACAATTAGCAGCTATGCATTTTATAATTGCGATGGGCTAACGAGCGTAAAGTTCCCGGTGGCAACTGAAATTGGTACTGATACATTTTATGACTGCAAGGGGCTAACGAGCGTAGAATTCCCGGCGGTAACCACAATTGGTGAGGATGCATTCAAAAAATGCACGACATTAACGAGCGTAAAATTTCCGGCAGCAACCCAAATTAGTTATGCTGCATTTTATGATTGCGATGCGTTAAAGACCTTACAATTTCCAGCGGCAACCACAATTGATGACTATGCATTTTATGATTGCGATGCGTTAACAAGCGTGGAATTTCCAGTGGTAACCACAATTGATTTCCATGCATTTTATCACTGCGATAAATTAACAATGGTGCAATTACCAGTAGCGACGACAATCGGTGAATTTGCTTTTGAATGCTGCTATGTATTAACGACTGCACAAATTCCGTCAGCAAATACAATTGGCGAGGATGCATTTAAATGGAACGAAATTTTTTCAAATCTCACCCTGGGAGCAGATCCGCCAACCGTTGGTAACAATGCATTTGCCGATATTGCAGCTACGGCAAACCGAACCTTGACACTTGCTGGTGGCAATACCACATCAGCAGTGGCTGCATACAAAGCTGTTAATGATGGTAATAGCACAGATGATACCTGGTATGGCTGGCCGTTGGTCGTGACACACTATCCCGTTACGGTAAATGGCGGCATTAAAAGCGCCAATTATCGCATCGGCGAGCAAGTAACCATTGCCGCAGCGGCTCCGGCATCCGGCCAGCGCTTTAAGACATGGCGCGTTGAATCGGGAGACATGACTCTTGCAGAACCGACGAACCCCAGTACGACCTTTATCATGCCGGAAAAGGCAGTGGAAGTAACCGCCAATTATGAACTTGCTCCAGAGCCATCACAAACATACACCCTCACCTATAATGCCAACGGTGGGACCGGCACCATGAAAGAACAGGTTTTTAACTCAGGAACGAAACAAAGCCTTGTTAAAAATACTTTTGAACGGACCGGCTACGGCTTTTCCAGCTGGAACACCAAACCGGACGGGACGGGTACCGCCTATCCAGACGGTGCAGACTTTACTGCAACAGCCAATACCACCCTGTACGCCCAGTGGACCGAAGGTCGATTCAAGGTGTCGGGAAAGGTTGTGGACAACAGTAATAATCCAGTGCCCGATGTCAGCATGGAGTTGAAGCAGGGCAACCGCCAGATCGGTCAAACGGTTAAAACTGATGCGGCGGGTAACTTTACCATCAATGCGGTTCCAAACGGCAACTATGATCTGGTTGTCAGTAAAAGCGGGGGTGTGGTTACAATCCTCGTGCATGTCGATAACATTGATCTTATCTTTGCAAACGCCATAATCCTGCCCACGGGCAAGTTAAATAGTGTGGTTGAGGTGAAAGTAAATACGCCAGCGATTGTTGTCGGAAATCTTGATAAACAGTTTGATAGAACCGATGAAGAAATTGCCGCAAAGGGCGGTTTGGTCGAAATTAAGTTTGTTGCCGAAAAACAGGATGAGACAGTGCCGGGGGCAGCGGAGATAATGATGACAGCCGCATCAACTCCCCAAACGGTGGGGCTGTTTATCGATTTATCGATACTCAAAACAATCGGAATGAGCACCCAATCAATCGATGCGCTGCCGTCTCTGATTGATGTATTAATTCCCCTGGATGATTCGCTTCAAGGCAAAAAAGATTATTTCATCTATCGCTACCATGGTGCGGCTGTCGATGTAATTACCACAACAGCCAATGAACAAGGCGAGAAAATTGAACTGATCGATGACGGCTCAACACTGAAGATGAGCGTTAAACAATTCTCCACCTACGCCATTGCCTATGACGAAGCAATCGCCGATGGCATAAGTTATCGGACTCACGTCCAGAACATGGGCTGGGAAACCAGCTGGGAAACCGATGGTAATCCCGCCGGAACCGAGGGCCAGAGTCTGCGGCTGGAAGGGATTCAGATAAAGCTCATCGGCGATGAGCTGCCCGCCGGTGCTAAAATTGAATACCGCACCCATATCCAGAACCAGGGCTGGGAAACCGCTTGGTCAAGCGATGGCAACACCGCCGGAACCGAGGGCCAGAGCCTGCGGCTGGAAGGAATCCAGATCAGATTGATCGATATGCCGGGGTATTCGGTTGAATACCGAACCCATGTTCAGAATAAGGGCTGGGAAACCACCTGGGCCAGTGATGGCGAAAGTGCCAGAACTGAGGGCCAGGGTCTGCGGCTGGAGGCCATTGAAATCAGACTGGACAAAAACTGA
- a CDS encoding ATP-binding protein, with product MKKLTVNASTENLSKVLEFIDTELEVLDASMKMIFLIGLAVEEIYVNIVRYAYTPNDGKVTIELEHHGEPPQLEIRFIDQGNPFNSLDNAVPDITLSAEEREIGGLGILMIKKTMDTVNYAFENNENRLTIKKNIS from the coding sequence ATGAAAAAATTAACCGTTAATGCGTCTACGGAAAATTTGTCGAAGGTACTTGAATTTATTGATACTGAATTGGAGGTTTTGGATGCTAGTATGAAAATGATATTTCTAATTGGTCTTGCTGTCGAGGAAATCTATGTGAATATTGTTCGTTATGCTTATACACCGAATGATGGTAAAGTGACGATCGAGTTGGAACATCATGGTGAACCGCCACAGTTGGAAATTCGGTTTATTGACCAGGGAAATCCATTCAATTCTCTTGATAATGCTGTGCCGGATATTACCTTGTCGGCTGAAGAACGGGAAATTGGAGGACTTGGCATACTGATGATTAAAAAGACCATGGATACAGTAAACTACGCTTTTGAGAATAATGAAAACAGGTTAACGATTAAAAAAAATATTTCTTAG